From Erinaceus europaeus chromosome 9, mEriEur2.1, whole genome shotgun sequence, one genomic window encodes:
- the LOC103126931 gene encoding olfactory receptor 14A16-like, whose protein sequence is MSLIPINLTDVTEFTLLGFPNSENMSILHSVLFSLIYFCALMGNVLIIIITTVDQHLHSPMYFFLKNLSFLDLCLISVTVPKSIANSLTHNSSISLCGCVVQVFLLVFSATTELHQLALMSFDRYAAICHPLHYEVIMNRNMCVQLTAMSWLGGCLIAVMHTAGTFSLSYCESSVVHQFFCDIPQLLAISCSESLIGELVPIFISVLVDIGVFIFIVTSYVYIFSTVKRISSTGQSKAFSTCVPHLVVVTLYLSTGFIAYMKPTPKSPSIFDLLISMFYTMVPPTFNPIIYGIRNNAVKMAVGRLLKSLFIFKSNPSIFNNMLPIISQ, encoded by the coding sequence ATGTCTCTAATACCGATTAATTTAACAGATGTGACAGAATTTACCCTCCTGGGGTTTCCTAACAGTGAAAACATGTCCATCCTGCATTCTGTACTCTTCTCCTTGATTTACTTCTGTGCCCTCATGGGGAATGTTCTCATCATTATCATCACAACTGTGGACCAGCATCTCCActcccccatgtacttcttcttgAAGAATCTCTCCTTCCTGGATCTCTGCCTGATCTCAGTCACAGTTCCCAAATCCATTGCCAACTCTTTGACTCATAACAGTTCTATCTCACTCTGTGGCTGTGTAGTCCAAGTATTTCTTCTGGTTTTTTCTGCAACCACAGAGCTGCACCAGCTTGCTTTGATGAGCTTTGACCGCTATGCAGCCATCTGCCATCCCCTGCACTATGAAGTCATCATGAACAGGAACATGTGTGTGCAGTTGACAGCTATGTCTTGGCTGGGTGGGTGTCTGATTGCAGTGATGCACACGGCTGGCACTTTCTCCTTATCCTACTGTGAGTCCAGTGTAGTCCACCAGTTCTTCTGTGACATTCCCCAGCTGTTGGCTATTTCCTGCTCAGAAAGTTTAATAGGAGAACTTGTTCCCATTTTCATTAGTGTGCTAGTGGAcataggtgtttttattttcattgttacttCTTATGTCTACATATTTTCTACTGTCAAGAGAATTTCATCAACAGGGCAGTCAAAAGCCTTCTCTACTTGTGTTCCACACCTGGTGGTAGTTACATTGTATCTCTCCACTGGCTTCATTGCTTATATGAAGCCAACTCCAAAGTCCCCTTCTATTTTTGACCTTTTAATTTCTATGTTCTACACTATGGTTCCCCCCACCTTTAATCCTATTATCTATGGTATAAGAAATAATGCTGTAAAAATGGCAGTGGGTAGATTGCTAAAAAGCTTGTTTATCTTCAAATCTAACCCTTCAATTTTCAATAATATGCTACCTATTATTTCTCAATAA